Below is a genomic region from Cottoperca gobio chromosome 24, fCotGob3.1, whole genome shotgun sequence.
CTCAGAGGATGCTGCAGTAGAAGGATTACCACTGGGGGTGCCTGCTTTATAGAGACTTGAAAGGAAGTTTTTTAATCCTAGATCCAAACAATTAGCTGACGAGCCAGGCGGGTTTCGCTCCTGCAGAGATGAAGCGTCGTCCATTTTCCCACGAGGGTGAAAAATGTCCACGTTTTGGTTCGGAAGAGCTAATGAACCACTGGCAATGCGAACGGTGTGACTCCGAGTCATATCCATAAACTCATCACCTGCAGTGGACattattgttttctctctgccttcATCTTGTGCATCAAGGTTGacctgaagaagaaaagataTTAAAGAGCTTTAAAACAACACCCTGAAAACTATGCTACTCTAAAACCTATAACTATCATACCTTTCAGTTAATGTCAGTACAGCATGAAGGATTGTTTTCAGacttaacattttaaaactcacCTTGAGGCTTTGATGAGAAGCATGCCGAGAAGGATTCGTCCAAGATGTCACATCTAAATTTGGAAATTGAAATGTAATACGATGTTAATAAAACTGTCTAATACCAGCATGCCCAAAACACACACGAGTAATACATTAGTGTTGGAACATTTAGTCCATTAATCAGTTAGTTAGCTGATAAGAAATGCAATACCTTTAGGGTTGAATGATGTCGATGTTTTACTGATCTGCGGTTTGgtcttctctgctgtctgcGGCACTCTGTTGTCACGGTGAGAGTACATGTCTTGTGTGGgaaagagaaactgaaagtGATCATCAGTGAGTCCTATAATGCGGCCTGTCTGAGCTTCAGTCATATCCATGCTCAAATCATCTTCCGGACAGAGGGCACTTCCGTAAGATAATTCACCAATCTTCCTGGATGCATTTAGTGACTTCCTCATCACAGCTGAAACTGAAGTTGGAGCCTGATTTTCTTTGTCCACATCAGCGCCTTGGGTTTTTATCTGGCCCACGGAGCCGTTTGTTTCTTCAGAGGATGCGCCAGCAGCAGACGTCATTCTGGGGATCGCAGGATTTGCGCCCCTTGGTTTAGAAAGACTTGCAAAGAAGTTTTCAAATCCAGGATCCAACGATGGCACTGATGAAgatatgtttttcttctctacACTCGAATCCATGTTTCTACTCATGGGTAGTGATACTGGAACACTGAGGGTCATATCCATGGATGCATCATTCTCAGTGAACATCACGGTTCTGTCTCCTCTCGTGGGTAAAGCGACATAGCTTTGGAGTTCTGCATCACTGGCAATGTTTATAGTGTGACTGTGGGTCATGTCCATGAATGCATCATCAGAGAACATCACCGTTTTCTCCCCTAAGTCACCCACAGTATCGAAGTTGACCTGGTGAAGATAAGTAGCTTTATGTCAATGACGGTCACTAAATATCAAGCTTTGCATTTAAACCTCTCATgatcataatataatacatataatcgCAACACAGTGACTTCAGGCTCACCTTATCCCTTTGTTGAGAAGCATGTAGAGGAGCATTCAGCAGGGTTTCCATCCCTAAATGTGAAGACTTGACTTTAGTAAGCGTCATCTCACACTGTGACAGATAATGTGATGATTTCATGTGGTAATAGTTGTTTGAAGTTGAAAAGTTTACCCATAATTTGTTGAATCCCATCATCAGTGACTGCCACCTGGACCCttatgaaagaaaacacatttctgttagTAATACAAAACATTCCAATTAGTTTGGTGAACCTGTAAAATCAAAGATCACCATCTAAACATCACAGCAGAATATGTGGTGCTTAAAAAGATTGAGCCACCTTACCTATTctgtgtggctgctgctgtggaATAACACAGGACAAATATTAAATGGAtgctcaaaataataataaataaattaaaatgacagactCACACTGACTACATTACTtacttgttgttgttggcaAGTCTTGTAAAGGACTCCGGACAGGACAATCATTTTTTACATCCCTGTAAAAGATAAAATACTGATTAGCTTAAAATGTCCTTGTGGAAAATTAAGCCTGACTTTTCTTATTGTGTCTCACTTTGAAAACAGGAGAACATCGTTGGCAGGGGCAAAACTGACTCTTCTTGAATTCCTCTTTTCCCCTGGTTGCCACACTCCACCTTAGTgaaataaagataatatataaagtaaaacataaaaccaTAAACAAAGATATTACCAGCCAATTGTATCCTTGTTAGAGTGAGAATtgatataaaaagatatattatAGTAAGAGCGTAGCTTtaattacaacaaaaaatcCCCAATTTTACATATAAACACTCCaggtaacattttaaaatcaagtaATCCAGTTACCACATTTTCCTGTTGCTGTGGGTCAGGGAATCTGATTGATCTCCGTGGTGCTTTTAAAATCTACAAATGAGAAATGGCAGATGTTATGGTTCAGGAAAATGATTTGTTCacgtaaatgtatatatactttgtccataaatatatttgtagtaCTGACCGAAGAAATGCGCTGCTTAGAGAATCCACCGCCTTCACTGTGACACAAAACATGAAGCACAGTACTGAGCACAGGTGTGTAGTTATAATTATCATATACAATGTAATTACAGTCATCATCACAAGTCAGATCTAAAGATGGCCTTTAGGTAATGTGTAGTTTGTTGCTTTGAGGTTCAGGCACAAAGCATATAAGACACAATAACATCATTTTCACTCACTCATTCTTGGCAGGATCCAGAGGCTCCATTTCAACTGTGAAGAAATGAAGATACAGTAACTCACAGCTTCTGCAGTATATGATCCAATTTAAGATGATAAGACATGACCTTTTGAGTGACATAAATGCAACATGTGCCTGACTTTTCTTCATCTTTAGCTAGAGCATTACATTCACAACgaaagatatatttttttggCAGCAGGTAGGTCAAGCGTGGTGTCAGATTAACACAAACATGATACACTAAATTATAAAGTGTGACACTATTAAATGACCTCTGACTGTGAAAATATACGATGCATTGCATTTCTGTATAGTCAGAGTTTAACTTAATCAAGATTATGCATCATTCGCTGcacaataatctttatttgcacAATAACTGATCATATAATAAGAGCAACTTTTGTTGGATATGGATTTCACCTTTGTGTGACATGTGAACACTACTTACACCAAgtccaccaaactccattcaaaaaACGTCATTTTTAAGCGTAATAGCAAGTATGTGACGTTAGGTGGATATGGATTTCCTTGATATGGAACACCTTTTCCGAAAAATATTTAGGCTAAAGAGTTCGCATTTCTCTTATtccattaaagaaaacaaacggATGAATAGTTAGCTCGCTAGCAACGATAAACACATTGATTTGAGTGTAACGCTAACGTTACTAGGTTAGTTAGCGCTAACGTCCGTGTTCGTCTGCCATTCACAATGTGAACAAGAAcaataaattaacaaaaaacattagAGCGCATACCTTGTAGTTGTTATGAGTTAattccttgtgttttttatCACGGATACGGTTGTGTTATTACTTTTTAACTAATTTAAAATCGGTTTCATGTCGCTTATCTTTAGCTGGCTCGAGCTGCAGCTAACGTCAATGAGCGTCGACGCCTAACGTCTTCAGTTTTAAATTTAACCGCCTCCGCGCATGCGCAGAGTGAACTATTTATTTCGGTTTCGTGTACTTTCCTGATTTCTCTGCTTATTTCGGTAAGTGCTGTACAATTTacttacaaataataaatataacacttAGCTCAAATTAATGAAGACAATACAAACCTTCTGACGACCAGAAAAAGTAGTTTACTTCATACAGGAAATAACGTAATCAAACCGGAATTGATCATAGAGGGCGGGACGTTATAAATTTGTGCGGCTCTTTGACTGTTGACAAAGCTCATATTTAACGTAGGTAGGCGTTGTTGTTCTGTTATTTTACTATGTTTAAATTATGTTGAACTCCTAACTAGCACCTAAACTGAGCTAACTAGACGcttaatgtgtatttgtttaagTCCTGCATCGAAGTCGTATTAGGAAATCGCACCAAACTTCATTCAAAATATGTCAATTTTTATGTTCGGCGTAAGAGCGATCATATAGGTCCTGGTAATCCACATATAAAGTTTACTATGATAATCCATGATACAGTTGTTGAATCTTTAGAATACACACAAGCAGAACATAATAATGAAACGTAGTTAAACAGCTTGTTCAGTATAGATTTCCAGGAATTACTAAATTATACTTAATCAGATTGTTTTCTTCATAAAGGTGCCTTTGTCACTGCTGGCATCGTATTAATCAGATAAATTAATGTCTTCAAAAATTCCAAGAGGTGAGCAGAATTAGctgtttttgtacatttgtttgtgaTTATATTGATGTGTATTTTAAGTCAAACAAAGCTGTTGTCTGATTAACAATGTTATGTTTTTCCAGTGCAGTTACCTGCAGAAATGAAGAAAGCTGGTCAAAAGTTTGAATCCAGAGACACAGCAAATGTAAATGCTGGCCAAAAATCAGATGGTATCCttaaatatcaaaaagaaaacgTGCCAAGGTAAGAAATTGCTGATAAAAACGTAAAAACTGCACATGTCACGACTTACAAACATGTGTTAAACTGTGGGATAGACCCCTAACAAATCCACCTAGGCTGCATGGCACTCAAACAGGCTGATAAAGATGAACTAAACAAGTAAGTCCACCCAACTCCTCTGCCACAGGTAGAGTTTGTGGGGAAAACACTGCCGTCGGGGAGTTACAAATCAAAACTTTGAAGTCTTGGGGATGAGCGAGTGCTCCATCCAGAGAAACGTTGACGCACGAGTGGCAGATAATTTTTGTTTGTCCTTGTCATCATTTGATGTAAAGCATCAGAAACCCTTGATACCTTCCAGGCTCCATATGTTTGCTTCTCAGCTGTTTAattgcttctcttttttttcacttttgtctTCCAGGAAAATCGTTGCTCACAAAGTTCACAAAGGGTAAGTCATACATTATATTGCATATCCTGAACGCGTAGTGAGCGCCAACCTTTTTCCACAACTTTACGCTGCACCTGTCCGTAGGGTCTCCACCAGGTATGGGCAACAGACGGAGCTCAAGGAGCAAAATCAGCATCTGATGGCTACAAATGAGGAGCTGCAGAAAAACCTCACGGATACACAGGTGCAGGAAGCAATTTTAACGACGTACTTGTAGGAGTGTAACATAACTTAACTAAGTGCTTGTTTTTATAGTCCAACTGACTGGAGAATTTCACCTGTCTTCAATTGTACAGCATTTCTTTCCTTGTTATATTGCAGCAAAGAGTAGCTGAGTTGGAGCTGCAGTGCAGTGACCTTGAAAAGGAGAATGTAGAGGTACAGAAAAACCTGAAGGACTGTCACATCCTCCTCGTCACAGCCAGTATAGACCCAGGTGAATATGTATCCGccatgtgtttttcttcatttcagttttgcttgatagaaaataaaacatctcttTGATTCTTAGTTTTAGGAGAAAGGGTTGGGGAAGCTACGCGACAAAATGAAGATCAAAGAAAAGAAGTTATGGTAcgtatattttatttcatcaaaCTCGTACAAATGCACTTGTTATATGCCAAAAACTCACACAATTTTacctgtttttaaatgaacttaaATTGACGCTATACTTGCATCCTACACATAAAGGGTTGGTTATCATCAGCAGTGCCATCTAGTAAACACAAATGTCATTGTCTCCATTTCAGATCGTCTCCGCAGACCTGCTGAATGAATTAAAAGTGTTCGGAGACACTGCATCCCAGCAACGTGCTCAACTAGAGGCGAGTCAAACTCCTTTGTGTTGAACTTTGCTATTTGTCGCAGTAGACTTAAGGAAAagttggtgtttattttaaatgttcctcATTTTACACACTTACAGGAAATCCAAACGACGATGACAGAACTCACTAAAGCACGGGAACATATGATGCAGGAAAGGGAGAACTTTTCCCTGGAGGCTGCGGAAATGGAACAAGCTCTTGGAGAAGCAGAAGGTCTCTTGTTGTAAACGTAATAATCTTTTCCCAACTTAAAGTGAGTTTTAAGAAAAAgtgtataatgtatgttttaatgttgacaGAAACTGAATAAAGGATTGTTATTTCCTTGTGTTCATCATCTCTCTTCATATCTCTTAATATTTTAGGTATCACCCCATTTACAATTACAAGTGTCCTGTTTTATTCCAAAACTACAGATATTTCGATCTGTTCTATATAGGTTGACGATCAGAGGGTCCttgcaatgaaataaaaataacttgatACTTGTGTCAAGTTGtaggtttaaatatttttgtttttccattgaATAATCAAActtattattacaattaatttttgcatttaaaaaaaaaaaaaaggtctagACTTCATTAATCTAACAGCACGACTCACCCTTATCCTTAAGGTATTAAATTCTAAGATAAAACTGTCgtattaaagacattttccaATACAATGACTCAATGTGTCAGGAAGAATCTTACAGTATTGTACATCGGCACACTTTTGACAGTTTATTCTTAGCACTTGCTTTTAGCGTCTTGCTTCAGGGCTCTCCATCTTTATCACTCTTGAGTTCGTCTTTCTTTTTATCGGACAAATTGATGTACAGGTTAGCCGAGTCGTCCAAGTCGTTTTGGAGagtgctgctggtggtggtggttgagTTTGAATTATCACTCACGACATCAACTATCTGTCCTGAGCGGCTCGTGTTGTAATAGTAGATGAACAGGAAGAAAGCTGTCGAGCAAAGAAAGATGGACGCTCATAAAGACAAGTTGAGcgaattaaatgtatttttattgtacCGCTACTTTACACTCATGGCTCACTCaatggtggaatgtaacaaagtacTATTGGTTTGACAAAGCATTGTGAACATGAATGCGTGAGAAATAATAAGTTAttgatacaatatataatataacagttGCAAGGGACATTTTTCAGCATTGAGTACTTTAAGTACCTTTTCCTGATGttacttacatttattttaggtaACGTTTTCAAagcagaacttttacttgtaacagactATATTCAGTAtgatattattacttttacttgattAAAGGATAtgaatacttcctccagcaCTGCATGTAGGTGGGTTTTATTTACATCCATGCTTTAACTCCCATTAAATATGCTGCTTCAGCCTCAAGTTTCAATGCACTTGTCGAATAAAGCCTTAATATTGTAAAAaccacagaaacaaagaaacttcTGTGACGTCACGTTAGCTTTGTACCAACCATCAAACAGTTTCTTTTGCATTGACcaagtattttgcatttttttccGCTTTAGTTTTACATTCATTGTTTGATTTTAGCACCTGGAGGCAgtgaaacaagctgtaaacacatcCTGCAGACATGGAGCTACATTATCATTCATACACCCCTTAAAACAATGGTCTAGAACcaataattatgtttctatCACAATTATTGAAGAAGTTATAGCTGTTTTAGTGATTTTGAAGCCCGGCGGCGGCCATCTTGGAAATGACCCAGTTTTAACCCATTTCCGGAGGTCTGATTCTGGtagactttttttctgttgatcagtatATCCAGTAGGGATGAAAACCACTGAGAAACCTTTTGTTGCAATTTGTTGTGGGTCAGGTGGTTGTTTGTCATAAATTGACCTGCGCTAATAAACAattaacaatatttaatatttaaattagaACTGTTACTAtgagttttaattgtatttggaAATGAACTTCCCAAAGATCACTTTTTTGAATGCTCTTAAACGTATATCACACCTTAACTTAACTGGTATTGCCTTTTTGGAAATTGGTACAGaaaaacattgaacattgaGTTTTCTCGGGTTAACATTAAAGGTACAACGTCTTAGAGTGGGCAGAGGGTACTGTTGGACAGGATGTGTATGCgtaagtatgtatgtactgtatatgtgcatgtgtatatcTGACAATAATTGCCTGGGTGGTTCCTTGTGGCTGCCTTTTAAATTGACTGTGAATCCTCTTACTTCGCATCTGTATTATTCGTATTTCTGCACAAAGTTAATATGTTAAAATTAATAAAActtaaatgacaaaaaagaaacagctgCTATGCTATTTAAATTCAATGTTTCTCATGAAAATAAGtatgaaaaaaacaatactctaaaagaaaagacatcaacattttcaaacaaatcaacagaagcttattcactttcttgccgaaAGTTAGAGGAGACTTACCTGCATGGTAAAACGACTAAGGGCAAATGAGAATACATGGTATGCCCTTTTGTAATGTGGCTGAACTGAGCCTTTAATGGAGTAACATGTGTCCTGATTTGTCCAGAGGAGGGCAGcatcatgcttttttttttcatctgttctgactcaaattaaatgaagaagaagattgGAAGAAGGAATTAATAATGTCAGGAATAACACCGTATTACATTGGGGAATTTGACATCAaagatagtatatatacatttaattaatttctgaaGAGCGGAATAATAGAgaatttatttgtgtgtatttttcttctgcttttgtttcttcttcttcttcttcttcttcttttttatggTCAATCTACTGCTCCACACTCCAgtccagtaggtggcggtaatgcAGCCGTTGGTTTGCAACCGTCAATAAAGCTCAAAGacgcgaagaagaagaagatggcgGAAGCAGAAACAGTCACCCTGCTGCAGAGAACATGAATAAACGACATTGATGTTCAGTGAGTTAACAGCACAGCAACAGAAGATGCATTGATTAACTTATTTACCAACGAGATTTGCGTTTATCTGTGATTTGACCATGTGTTCCTGCATGTTTTTAACCGCTTGTGTGTATTTGGAGAACAAGGTAATAGTCGACAACTTGTTTAATAAACTGTCAATGACACCGAGAgtgtattaattaaaataacatttccacATGACTTCAGGTTTACATTACACTCAGCCGAGATGACTGTAAACTACTTTCTCAGTCAACTACAATCTCCCATTTAAAATCTTACCGTTTCATGTTGACATTTCAATTCCACACCACGTGCAACACAAGGAATTTACTGCaaggaattaattaattattaaggTTTGCTGGTCAGTTCGGCATAACGTTActgattttaaattaaatgttagcGTTTACAATCTGCTTGCAGTTGTCACTGCTGCCAGAGTGTTTTACCTGTAGATACTTGCCAGAAAGTTAGAAGAACCAACTTCTTAGAAAGTCAAATAAGAGAAAAACTTCCAAAAGTAAGTTATGAAGTAAATATTGTGTATCCCGAATACCACAGTGGTACCTGACGGTTTGAAATATGTCTTATTTgtgatgtgtgtggtgtgtgcagTGGTGGATAAGAAAGGTAAAGGTTAATTGGCCGGTGTTTAAATGGGGGCTGGCCTGCTTAGGAAATTGGAAACTGAATTTCACAACTTTATGGACTAGCTGAGGATgcaatgtgtttttaagtttcaaACGACATGCTACTAATGATGCGGAGATGAAATTGAACATAACACccattaaatatgtttgtgatTCAAGGTCTGCCTAGCCTGTTGAGTcagaaaggaaataaatgaccagatttatatttcattattgaAGTGTCATACACCCAAAGGTGCCCATCCCACATTGAGTTTACAAGATATTACTCACATTATCTACAGAGGCAAGAGAAAACATAAGAAAAGCAAGCCAATGTACTAGATGTATGTGTCAAGCACAATGTAtcagatataaaatattattattaaaatgtaattgatggAAAGCATTTAGCAGAAACTGCACTATGCCAATTGCCttgtatgtaaatatgtacTATAATCTACATACGTCAAATCTTAATTCTAACATTGTGATGAAAGAGATGCATTTTGTTCTATTAtggtgttttattgatttatgcTGTTTCTCATAATCACACCTGGCAGCTCAATTCtcccctctttttttaaatttaaatttaggATATGTCTGGAGGTTTTGTGAGATGGATGCTGAGCCGTACAGTGAGAGCTGTGTGCGGTGGAAGCCTCGGCTCCTGGACACCAGCATCAAGATTTACCATATGCAGTGAAAGATCTAACATCATTGCTTCCTCCTGGAGATGGTCTCCATTCTCCTCCGCTGTAGACGACACAGGAGAGACTCCcgctgcaaagaaaaaaaagcgtGATCCCCGAGCTAATGACACAATCGGCTCTGTTGGCCGCATGATCCCACAGAGTGAGATACAGCTGATAAGTGAGACAGGCGAGAACATGGGCACCATGCACCGTGCAAATGTGATCAAAATCATGAACAAGCAGGGTCTCAAACTAGTGCTGCTCAGTGATCGCCAAGATCCTCCCGTCTATCGGCTGATGAGCGGCAAACAGATCCACGAAGAGCAGCTGAAACTTCGGgagaagcagaaaacaaaagCGGGTATGTGGAGTCCTGAAAATCATATAATAAAATAGTGGGATTTTTGTGgggatctgtaccaaacaaagatgCCTCTAACAGATATTTCACCTGTTGCAATTAAAACATGTGGCTGTATTCTGTGCTCAGCCCCCGTGCAGGTGAAAGAGATCACTGTATTGTCCTGCATCGCAGCTCATGACCTCTCCACCAAGATGAGACAAGTGGAGAGCtggctggagaagaagaaccacGTTAAAATTACTTTGCGATCAGGACGCGGCGGACCTGCTGTCAACCTGGTGAGGAAATCTTTGTCAATTATCTCTTGCCTGTATTAGATGGAGACAGAAGAGGGACGACaggaaatgacacatttaagaAGTAGAAACAGTAAATGATGTCTTTTAACTTGGTTATGGAGCAGATGTGGatacaaatattcatcaaataTCAGTTCTTGATCTTCATAAGGAATGATGACAGAATTCCACCTTCCTTTTGATGCATTGAATAGATTGAACCTTTATGCCTTCGAGAGGATGAGACGATCATACAAATGTCCTTTCATGGCCACACATTTGGCATGTATGTCACCGAAACATATCCAAACTCACACATTGTTTTATTCTCCTCAGGACACAAACCTGGAGCAGATGGTGCAGCAGATGAAGGTGATGGTGGGATTTGTTTCTAAGCCAACAGTCATACAAGACGGTAAAGCAGCCACGTGCATCCTCCGACCGCCTTCAGCTAAAGACCTCCTGTCACaaaaacagaaggagaagacCGCAGCGTCGCAGTCTGCAGATTCAAGTTCGAAAGACACCGAGAGCGAAACCCCTCCTGTCAGCGACACGGACACGACGGAAGGGTCTAAACAGCAGTGATGtgatggaaataaaacattctcATAAAAACTGAACGAAGTCTGTGCTTATGTCAC
It encodes:
- the knstrn gene encoding small kinetochore-associated protein isoform X1, which codes for MSSKIPRVQLPAEMKKAGQKFESRDTANVNAGQKSDGILKYQKENVPRKIVAHKVHKGVSTRYGQQTELKEQNQHLMATNEELQKNLTDTQQRVAELELQCSDLEKENVEVQKNLKDCHILLVTASIDPVLGERVGEATRQNEDQRKEVMIVSADLLNELKVFGDTASQQRAQLEEIQTTMTELTKAREHMMQERENFSLEAAEMEQALGEAEGLLL
- the knstrn gene encoding small kinetochore-associated protein isoform X2; this translates as MKKAGQKFESRDTANVNAGQKSDGILKYQKENVPRKIVAHKVHKGVSTRYGQQTELKEQNQHLMATNEELQKNLTDTQQRVAELELQCSDLEKENVEVQKNLKDCHILLVTASIDPVLGERVGEATRQNEDQRKEVMIVSADLLNELKVFGDTASQQRAQLEEIQTTMTELTKAREHMMQERENFSLEAAEMEQALGEAEGLLL
- the mtif3 gene encoding translation initiation factor IF-3, mitochondrial isoform X1, with product MCSCMFLTACVYLENKDMSGGFVRWMLSRTVRAVCGGSLGSWTPASRFTICSERSNIIASSWRWSPFSSAVDDTGETPAAKKKKRDPRANDTIGSVGRMIPQSEIQLISETGENMGTMHRANVIKIMNKQGLKLVLLSDRQDPPVYRLMSGKQIHEEQLKLREKQKTKAAPVQVKEITVLSCIAAHDLSTKMRQVESWLEKKNHVKITLRSGRGGPAVNLDTNLEQMVQQMKVMVGFVSKPTVIQDGKAATCILRPPSAKDLLSQKQKEKTAASQSADSSSKDTESETPPVSDTDTTEGSKQQ
- the mtif3 gene encoding translation initiation factor IF-3, mitochondrial isoform X2, which translates into the protein MSGGFVRWMLSRTVRAVCGGSLGSWTPASRFTICSERSNIIASSWRWSPFSSAVDDTGETPAAKKKKRDPRANDTIGSVGRMIPQSEIQLISETGENMGTMHRANVIKIMNKQGLKLVLLSDRQDPPVYRLMSGKQIHEEQLKLREKQKTKAAPVQVKEITVLSCIAAHDLSTKMRQVESWLEKKNHVKITLRSGRGGPAVNLDTNLEQMVQQMKVMVGFVSKPTVIQDGKAATCILRPPSAKDLLSQKQKEKTAASQSADSSSKDTESETPPVSDTDTTEGSKQQ